A window from Gallus gallus isolate bGalGal1 chromosome 5, bGalGal1.mat.broiler.GRCg7b, whole genome shotgun sequence encodes these proteins:
- the STXBP6 gene encoding syntaxin-binding protein 6 isoform X3 yields the protein MLEQLRQVNGIDPNKDSPEFDLIFENAFDQWVASTASEKCTFFQVLHHTCQQYLTDKKPEFINCQSKIMGGNSILHSAADSVTSAVQKASQALNERGERLGRAEEKTEELKNSAQQFAETAHKLAMKHKC from the exons ATGCTCGAGCAGCTTCGCCAGGTCAACGGTATTGATCCGAATAAG gaTTCCCCAGAATTTgatttaatatttgaaaatgcttttgacCAATGGGTAGCAAgcacagcttcagaaaaatgCACATTCTTTCAGGTTCTTCATCACACATGTCAGCAATATCTTACAGACAAAAAGCCAGAATTTATCAACTGCCAATCTAAAATTATGGGAG GAAACAGCATACTCCATTCAGCTGCGGACAGTGTGACAAGTGCAGTACAGAAGGCAAGTCAGGCTTTGAATGAGCGTGGTGAAAGACTAGGTCgagcagaagaaaagacagaggaactgaaaaacagtgctcagcagtttgcagaaaCTGCACACAAG cttgCAATGAAGCACAAATGCTGA